TTCGCCCAGCTCCAACAATCGATAAATGTCCATAAATGATAACCGTGACAATTAGCCCCCTCTAAGATCGCTTTATTTAACCACTTCAAATGTTCTTTCATAAAATTAATTCGGTAAGAATCATCAATGAATCCTTCTTCATTCCGATAACGATCTTCACCTTCCACACCCATTCCATTTTCAGAAATATAAAAAGGCAGATTATGATAATTATCACGTAAATTAATACAAATATCATACATTGCTTTTTCATAAATTTCCCAACCACGGTAGCGATTCATTTTGCGATTTGGCATTGCATAATTGTCAAAAAGATGTTCTGGCATAAATGGTGCTTCTGGATTTGGTAGGTTTTCTTTTGCTTTTACACGCCGCGGTTGATAATAATTAACACCTAAAAAATCAATTTTATTTTGGCGAATGATTTCTAAATCATTTAGCTGATATTCTGGTAAAAAATCATGCTCCCGTATAATTTCCACGAGATCAGCTGGAAATTCTCCTTTTGTTACTGGATCTAAAAAACTCCGATTGAAAAATAAATCAGCAATATGCGCTGCTTTTACATCAGCTGGATTCTGACTCCGAGGGTAAGAAGGCGTTAAATTTAAGACGATTCCAATTTGACCATCTAACGCTAATTCATGATATCTTTCCACAGCCCTAGCATGCGCAAGTGTTGTCCCAAAGGCTACTTGTACTGCACGTTTGAAATCAACAACATTTGGATAATGCATGTCATATAAATAACCAGCTTCAACGGGCACAATTGGCTCGTTAAAAGTAAACCAATACTTCACGCGATCACCAAATAATTTGAAACAAGTTTCAGCAAACAAAACGTATGCATTTACCACTTCACGTGACTCAAAACCTCCTTTTTCCTGCATAGAAAGCGGCATATCAAAGTGGTACAAAGTAATAAATGGTTCAATTCCGTTTGCAATTAGTTCATCAATAACATGATTATAAAAGGTTACCGCTTTAGGATTTACTTCGCCAACACCATCTGGAATTAAGCGAGTCCACTGAATAGATGTCCGAAATGAATTATGACCCAGTTGCTTCATTAAAGCGATGTCCTCTTTATATTGATAATAAAAATTCGACGTGTTTTCTGGACCGACTTGGTCAAAAAAGCGTTCTGGTTCAATATTATACCAATGATCCCAAATGCTTGGTTTCCGTCCATCGACAGCTGCTGCTCCCTCCATTTGCGGACCACTTGCTGCACTACCCCAGAAAAAATTTTGTGGAAAAACATACTTCATTTGTTCAGCCTCCAAATCCATTAGTTTTTTATAGTATAACTTATTTTTTAAAAAGTATAAATCAATATATTAAAAGTATATACTTTTAAATAAACGCTTGCATAAAGCTAATTTTTGAACTACAATCATTATATTGTCGTATAAGTCTGGAAATAGGGTTCAGACGTTTCTATCTGGCAACCGTAAATTGCCTGGCTACGAGCGAAACCAATAAACAAGAAAACTTTAAAAGCAATCGTTGCCGCTATTAAAAAACATAGCGTAAGTCTACGATCCATCGAGTGAACATTTGTCGCCGATTGTTTTAAAGTTCTTCTTTTTGCGTAAGCTCACCCAATCTGTGCGACTACACTTATCAGGGAGGCTTTTTTTCATGGATAAATTTTTTAAACTTATGGAAAACAAAACATCTGTCAAAACTGAGGTTTTAGCTGGTCTTACTACTTTTTTGTCAATGGCTTATGTTCTTTTTGTGAATCCAACAATGCTTCATACAACAGGAATGCCACTTAAAACGGTCTTTGTGGCAACTGTCCTTGCAGCTGTAGTTGGGTCTCTTTTGATGGGGCTCATCGCCAACTACCCCATTGGACTTGCACCTGGCATGGGGTTAAATGCTTTTTTTGCTTATACGGTTTGCGCACAATGGGGTATTCCTTGGCAAACGGCATTATCAGGTGTCCTTGTTTCTGGGATCGTCTTTATCTGCCTAACGATCTCTGGAATTCGTGAAAAAGTCATCAATGCCATTCCCGCTGAATTAAAATATGCTGTTGGAGCCGGAATTGGCTTTTTTATCGCTTTTTTAGGGATGAAAAATGCGGGAATTATTGTAAGCAACCCATCAACAATTGTTGCACTTGGCAACCTGCATTCTGGTCCAGTTCTTTTAGCTGTATTTGGCATTGGTATCACAATCATTTACATGACTTTAAATCTCAAAGGAGCCATTTTTTTCGGCATGGCAACAACAGCCATTATCGGAATGATTTGTGGTCAAATTGATATGCCAAGTAAAATTGTTTCAGCGATTCCAAGTGTTACACCAACGTTTGGTCAAGCCTTCATTCACCTTCCAGAAATTTTCACACCACAAATGCTCATTGTCATCTTGACCTTCTTCTTTATTGACTTTTTTGACACAGCCGGAACACTTGTAGCTGTTGCTAATCAAGCTGGTTTTGTAAAAGATAACAAAGTTCCACGCGCGGGACGATCATTATTCTCTGATTCTGCAGCAACTGTTGTTGGCTCGATTTTTGGGACGTCTACAACGACGTCTTATGTTGAATCTACTGCTGGCGTAGCAGTGGGTGGACGAACTGGTTTAACAGCGATTGTTGTCGCCATTTGTTTTTCTTTATCCCTCTTTTTCTCACCCCTTCTTGGCGTCATCACTAGTGCGGTTACAACACCAGCGCTTGTTATCGTAGGAATTTTAATGATTGGAAACGTGGCACATATTGATTGGACTAAGTTTGAAATTGCTGTTCCTGCCTTTTTTGTTATTTTGATGATGGTTCTTACCTTTTCAATTGCAACGGGTATCGCAATCGGTTTTATTTTTTATCCGATTACAATGTTCTTAAAAGGACGCTATAAAGAAGTCCATCCCATCATGTATGTTATGATGTTACTTTTCACTTTATACTTTATTTTTGTTGTTTAATTTTATTTATGACAAAAATGTCACTTTAGAAAAAGAATTTGTAAGCTTATTAGCAGGAAAAATTCTTTTCCTTCACGTATACTTTATTTATCGGAGAAAGTTACCCTAGCAAAAGATAACTTTGTGAAATTTCTCTGAGACAAAATGTTTCAACAAACAACTTCCTCATTGTTTCCCTTCGTTCCTTTCGTTTTGTCTCGAGAAGTACACACTCCTAAAAACCCATTTTTCACAACGTAGTCCCCCTACGTTGTGTTTTTATGTCTTTTCTTTTCTGAAAATTCAAAATTATTATCTGTATAATTTGCATTTCCACAAATCAGTGTGTAAACTTAATAATAAATACAATGAATTTCGCAGATAAAGGAGCGAGTAAATATGACCATTTCAAAACAAGCTGCTGCCGAAAAATACACAAAGCGCATTTTTGAAAGCATAAAAGAACGGGATCCTGCTGAAGTTGAATTTCATCAAGCAGTAGAAGAATTCTTGACTACCATTACACCTGCACTAATAAAAGATTCTAAATTTGAGCAGAACGCTATTTTAGAACGCTTAACAGAACCCGAACGTTTAGTTTCTTTTCGTATCCCGTGGGTAGATGATCATGGAAAAGTTCAAGTAAATCGCGGCTTTCGTGTCCAATTTAATAGTGCTATTGGTCCTTACAAAGGCGGCTTGCGTTTTCATCCAACCGTAAATAGTAGTATTGTGAAATTTTTAGGTTTTGAACAAATTTTTAAAAATGCTTTAACTGGGCTTCCAATTGGTGGTGGTAAAGGGGGTTCAAATTTTGACCCTAAAGGAAAGTCAGATGAAGAAGTTATGCGCTTTGCCCAAAGCTTCATGACTGAGCTCGCCAAACATATTGGCCCAAACACGGATATTCCCGCTGGTGATGTTGGTGTTGGCCCACGTGAAATTGGCTTTCTTTTTGGTCAGTATAAGCGAATGACAGGAGCTTTTCATGCCGGATCTTTAACCGGTAAAGGCCTTGGTTATGGAGGTAGCCTGGCTAGAACTGAAGCAACAGGATATGGCGTGGTCTATTTTACAACTGAAATGCTAAAAGATTACGATATGAAGATCAAAGACCAAAAAGTGGTTGTTTCTGGATCAGGTAATGTAGCCATTTATGCCATGGAAAAAGCCATTCATCTTGGTGCAACGGTTATTGGTTGCAGCGATTCAAGTGGTTATATTTATGATCCAGACGGTATCGATGTAGATACTGTGAAGCAAATAAAAGAGGTGGAAAGAAAACGAATTAGTGAATATCCTAAGCATCATAAAAACGCCACGTTTACAGCAAATAAAAGCGTATTCGAGCTTAAATGTGATATCGCTTTACCTTGCGCCACACAAAATGAAATCGATGAAAAAATCGCTAAATTATTAATAAAAAATGGTGTAAAAGCAGTAGCTGAAGGTGCAAATATGCCCTCAACACTAGAAGCGATTAAAACATTTCAAGATAACCACATCCCATTTGCCCCGTCAAAAGCAGCAAATGCTGGTGGTGTAGCTGTTTCAGCACTTGAAATGGCACAAAACAGTGCACGGCTTTCCTGGCACTTTGAAGAAGTCGACCATGAACTACAAAAAATCATGCGCAATATTCATACACGCACAAGCGTTATCGCGAAAGAATATGGTGAAGAAGGTAACCTCATTGTTGGGGCAAATATTGCTGGATTCCTAAAAGTCGCTGATGCCATGATTGCACAAGGTGTGATTTAAACAAAGGAATAGTGGGTAAATATCCTTACAAGCTTATTTATCCACTAAAAAGGAGGAAGAATTTTAATGCAAACAAATACTGTAACTGCTTATATTGGTACATATACAAAATCTGAAAGTGAAGGAATTTACCGCTTAGTTGTCGACAAAAATACGGGTGAAATCGTTCAAAGTGAACTCGCTGGAAAAATGAGCAATCCCACCTATTTAAAAATTACAACGGACGGAAATTATCTATATTCCGTAGCTAAAGATGGTGAAAAAGGCGGTATCGCAGCATTTAAACTCCTTGAAGATGGTACACTTGATTTATTGAATAAAAAAGTGAAGCCGGGAAATCCTCCATGCTATGTTGATGCTTCTGATGACGGTAGTGTTGTTGTTTCTGCTAATTATCACCTAGGCCAAATTATAAGCTATCAGACAAAAAGTGGTGCATTAACAGACTCTGTGAGCGAAATTCAACACATCGGAAAAAGCGTCCACGAGCGTCAAGAAAAGCCACACGCGCATTTTGCTGGTTTTTCACCCGACCAAAAATTTGTCATAACTTGTGATTTGGGAACAGATCACGTAACAACTTACCGTGAAGCGGATGCTTCTTTAAAAGAAACCAGCAGCTTAAAAGTAACGCCAGGTAGTGGGCCACGTAACCTAGTATTTCATCCAAATGGGCAATATGTATATATTATGACAGAGCTTACTTCTGAAGTAATCGTTTGTGAATACGATGCTGCCAGTGGCCAATTGAATATGATTCAAACAATCCCTACTTTACCAACTAATTTTACCAAAGCCTATAAAGGAAGTGCGATTCATATTTCAACTGACGGAAGATTTCTCTATATTTCAAATCGTGGACAAGATGCGATTGTAAGTTTTACCATAAATGAAACAGATGGAACACTAACACTTAACGAAACCGTTTCTGTTGAGGGAGATGGACCACGCGACTTTGATCTTGATCCAAGTGGTGAAATTCTGATTGCTGCTAACGAAAATTCAAATAATATCACCGTATTTAAAGTAGAGAAACAAACTGGAACATTAAAGCTTTTACAAAAAAACATCAAAGTGCCTGAACCTGTTTGTGTAAAATTTATGAAGTAAACACTTCACTCCTTTTCAAAATAACGTTCCTGTCATCGAGATCTCTAATAAATTCGATGACAGGAACGTCTCTATTTTTGTGTAAATAAACGTTGAAGTGGGTATATTAACAATAGTTTAGCGATAGGAATGAATGTTTACGCAAAGGAGGTTTTATAATGAAATTCACACAATTATCAATTGATACTTTAGCACGGGCTAAAGAACGTTTTGAAGAGTCCTTAAATCAAATGAGCGTAGCTGAAAGCAATACAATGCCTGCTCCGTTAATTAAATCCGTCACTTGGTTAATTTGGCACACGGCACGAGAGCTTGATTATCAAATTTCTGATTTAAACAAGAGTCAACCACTGTGGTTAAGCCAAGGATGGAAAGAAAAATTTGGATTGGATTTACCTGATGATACGGAGGATTGGCATCATACTCCTCAAGAAGCAGCTAAAGTGATTGTTTCAGATAAAGCAATCTTGCTAGATTATTTAAACGCCAGTATCGACTTTACAACGTCTTTTTTAAATACACTTGAGGAAGAAAGCCTTGATGAAATTATTGATGCAAATTGGGATCCCGTCGTTACGCGTGCAACTCGTATTGTATCCATCATTGATGATGCTGTAATGCACTCTGGTCAGGCGGTTTATACAAGAAGGTTAGTGATTAATAAGTAATCTATAGGAAGGAAAGGTCGACTGATTTATGGTACAAATTAGCCGAACTTTCCTTCTTTCTTTTTATCGTTATATAAATTAACCCTATTAAACCCGTTACAAAGAGAAGGTATGATCGAAAGAAAATTAAACACGCCAATAAGGTTCAGAGACTTTTACAAAATGGATATTCACCGTGGCTAATAGTGTTTTGACCCCAAAAAGTTAGTCTTTTTATAGCATGGATTTTTCCACTTACTTAACGAACGCCCTTCATTTGTTTTTTCAAAATCGGTGAAATAATAAAAAGGAAAATAGCAAAAATAATCGCAACAAAGCCTGTTATTCCAAAATAGACAATCTCCGTTTTTGCATTGAAAAATTGCGTTGCTTGTGCATTAAACGCTTGCGCCATTGCATCTGATAAAAACCAAAGACTCATTGTTTGGGACGAAAAAGCAGCCGGTGCGAGTTTTGTTGTTGCCGATAAGCCAACTGGTGAAATACACATTTCGCCAATGATACAAATTAGAAAGCTTGC
This DNA window, taken from Listeria sp. PSOL-1, encodes the following:
- a CDS encoding glycoside hydrolase family 1 protein, with translation MKYVFPQNFFWGSAASGPQMEGAAAVDGRKPSIWDHWYNIEPERFFDQVGPENTSNFYYQYKEDIALMKQLGHNSFRTSIQWTRLIPDGVGEVNPKAVTFYNHVIDELIANGIEPFITLYHFDMPLSMQEKGGFESREVVNAYVLFAETCFKLFGDRVKYWFTFNEPIVPVEAGYLYDMHYPNVVDFKRAVQVAFGTTLAHARAVERYHELALDGQIGIVLNLTPSYPRSQNPADVKAAHIADLFFNRSFLDPVTKGEFPADLVEIIREHDFLPEYQLNDLEIIRQNKIDFLGVNYYQPRRVKAKENLPNPEAPFMPEHLFDNYAMPNRKMNRYRGWEIYEKAMYDICINLRDNYHNLPFYISENGMGVEGEDRYRNEEGFIDDSYRINFMKEHLKWLNKAILEGANCHGYHLWTFIDCWSWANAYKNRYGLVEVDLANHYKRIIKSSGYWYKDLAQNNGFCID
- a CDS encoding NCS2 family permease produces the protein MDKFFKLMENKTSVKTEVLAGLTTFLSMAYVLFVNPTMLHTTGMPLKTVFVATVLAAVVGSLLMGLIANYPIGLAPGMGLNAFFAYTVCAQWGIPWQTALSGVLVSGIVFICLTISGIREKVINAIPAELKYAVGAGIGFFIAFLGMKNAGIIVSNPSTIVALGNLHSGPVLLAVFGIGITIIYMTLNLKGAIFFGMATTAIIGMICGQIDMPSKIVSAIPSVTPTFGQAFIHLPEIFTPQMLIVILTFFFIDFFDTAGTLVAVANQAGFVKDNKVPRAGRSLFSDSAATVVGSIFGTSTTTSYVESTAGVAVGGRTGLTAIVVAICFSLSLFFSPLLGVITSAVTTPALVIVGILMIGNVAHIDWTKFEIAVPAFFVILMMVLTFSIATGIAIGFIFYPITMFLKGRYKEVHPIMYVMMLLFTLYFIFVV
- the gdhA gene encoding NADP-specific glutamate dehydrogenase, which produces MTISKQAAAEKYTKRIFESIKERDPAEVEFHQAVEEFLTTITPALIKDSKFEQNAILERLTEPERLVSFRIPWVDDHGKVQVNRGFRVQFNSAIGPYKGGLRFHPTVNSSIVKFLGFEQIFKNALTGLPIGGGKGGSNFDPKGKSDEEVMRFAQSFMTELAKHIGPNTDIPAGDVGVGPREIGFLFGQYKRMTGAFHAGSLTGKGLGYGGSLARTEATGYGVVYFTTEMLKDYDMKIKDQKVVVSGSGNVAIYAMEKAIHLGATVIGCSDSSGYIYDPDGIDVDTVKQIKEVERKRISEYPKHHKNATFTANKSVFELKCDIALPCATQNEIDEKIAKLLIKNGVKAVAEGANMPSTLEAIKTFQDNHIPFAPSKAANAGGVAVSALEMAQNSARLSWHFEEVDHELQKIMRNIHTRTSVIAKEYGEEGNLIVGANIAGFLKVADAMIAQGVI
- a CDS encoding lactonase family protein, with product MQTNTVTAYIGTYTKSESEGIYRLVVDKNTGEIVQSELAGKMSNPTYLKITTDGNYLYSVAKDGEKGGIAAFKLLEDGTLDLLNKKVKPGNPPCYVDASDDGSVVVSANYHLGQIISYQTKSGALTDSVSEIQHIGKSVHERQEKPHAHFAGFSPDQKFVITCDLGTDHVTTYREADASLKETSSLKVTPGSGPRNLVFHPNGQYVYIMTELTSEVIVCEYDAASGQLNMIQTIPTLPTNFTKAYKGSAIHISTDGRFLYISNRGQDAIVSFTINETDGTLTLNETVSVEGDGPRDFDLDPSGEILIAANENSNNITVFKVEKQTGTLKLLQKNIKVPEPVCVKFMK
- a CDS encoding DinB family protein translates to MKFTQLSIDTLARAKERFEESLNQMSVAESNTMPAPLIKSVTWLIWHTARELDYQISDLNKSQPLWLSQGWKEKFGLDLPDDTEDWHHTPQEAAKVIVSDKAILLDYLNASIDFTTSFLNTLEEESLDEIIDANWDPVVTRATRIVSIIDDAVMHSGQAVYTRRLVINK